In the genome of Rhodothermaceae bacterium, the window AATTTGTGGACATTCAGTACGACGAGGGAAAAGTATTCGAGGCGGAGGACGGTAACTCTCTGTTCTTAGGTATATCAGCTCAATAAAGGTTGTCTACCCAGTTCATTCCCAAGACGTCTTTAGGGGATGATCGCGAGGTGCGGATTGATCGTATCTGGCTGGCACCTTACTTTAACAATCAATTTTTGACCACGGCCCTGCCTCCTTCTGCCCCCCGGGATCTGGCGGTCTACATATATTCGGATAATGAAGGCGAACCGGGAGAGGTCCTGTTTTCAAAGGTGATTGAAGATCCACGAGATTTTGCTAGTGTGACGAGCCTTGAGCTGGATTTCTTTGAATTGGACCTTTCAAACGAAGAGATCGGTGTCTTGCCGGATACCATCCACATTGCGTATGGGAATGCAGGAAGCGACAACAATGTCCTAGTCCTAGGAGCGGCGCCCTACACAAAAGAAAACGTGTCGTACAGATACACGGGTTCATCATGGAAAGCACTGTGGAGTATCACTATTCAGGACGGGAGATCGTTTAACGAGACGGTGATCCCCATACGTGCTCGTTTCCGACTTGATAGCACGGATGGTTCCTTGCAATTTGCAGAGCAGGTCAAAGATCAATCTTTCCTTGAGGGACAGGCCATTACACCATTGATTTTGCCGGAAGCCACGGGAGGTGAATCATCGATCAGTTACTCCCTAGTGCCCGGGCTGCCCGCTGGATTGAGTTTTGACTCTTCAACTCGAACCATTCGTGGAACGCCGACGGAAGTTACTGTTACGCCTGTAGCCTACACATACACGGCAACTGATGCAGGCGGGAACACCGTCAGTTTGCAGTTTACGATTGAAATTAATTCATCGTCGGGTGGAGTAGTAGACATTCAGTACGACGAAGGAGAGGCATTCACGACAGATGACGGTACAGATCTATTTGCAAGTACACCGGCTGAATCACAAATGTCCACACGGTTCATCCCCAAGGTATCTTCGGAGGACAATCGAGAGGTACGGATTGATCGTATTTGGCTGGCGCCTTACTTTGATAATCAGTTTGGGAACACGAACTTGCCTTCTTCTGCTCCCCGAGACCTGACCGTCTACATATATTCGGATCAAGGAGGTAGACCGGGGGAGGTCTTGTTTTCAAAGGTAATTGACGATCCAAGAGCCTTTGCCGGTGTGACGAGTCTTGAGCTGGACTTCTTTGAATTGGACCTTTCAAACGAAGGGATCGGTGTCTTGCCGGATACCATTCACATTGCATACGGGAATGCAGGAAGCGACGACAATCTTCTGTCTATAGGAGCAGCGCGCTACGCTACGGAAAACGTGTCGCACCTATACCTGAATGGTCGGTGGAGAGAATTCTGGACCATAACTCTTAGTGACGGGAGCACGTATAACGAGGCGATGATCCCTATACGTGCTCGTTTCCGACTCGGTAGCATGGAGGGTTCTTTGCAATTTGTGCAGCAGATCAAAGATCAATCCTTTTTGGAGGGACAGGCCATTACACCATTGATTTTGCCGGAGGCCACAGGAGGTGAATCGCCGATCAGTTACTCCCTCATGCCTGGGCTGCCCGCCGGATTGAGCTTTGACTCTTCGACCCGAACCATTCGGGGAACGCCTAAGGAAGTTATCGCTGCGCCCGTAACCTACACATACACGGCAACCGATGCAGGCGGGAATACCGCCAGTTTGCAGTTTATGATTGAAATTTATTCTATACCAGATGGCGTGGAGATCGTGGACATTCAGTACGATGAGGGAGAGGCATTTCACACAAGCAACGGGGGGCATCTGTTTCTTTTGCTGTCGTCCCCACCAATAATGTCTACTCGGTTCATCCCTAAGGCATCTCCGGACGATGATCGAGAGGTGTGGGTTGACCGTATCTGGCTGGCGCCTTACTATGACAATCAGTTTTGGAATACAGACTTGCCTTCTTCTGCGCCCCGAGATCTGACCGTCTACATATATTCGGATGATGAGGGCGAACCGGGGGAGATCTTGTTTTCAAAGGTGGTCGACGATCCAAGAGCTTTCGCCAAGGTAACGAACTTTGATCTGGATTTCTTTGAATTGGATCTTTCAAAAGAAGGAATCGGTGTCTTGCCGGATGTTATCCATATTGCATACGGGGATGCAGGAAGCGACGACAATATTCTGTCCTTAGGACCAGCACCCTACACGAAAGAAAACGTATCACATCTATCTTGGAATGGTAGTAGATGGATAGAACTATGGGACATAGATGTTACTACTGTAGGGGTAGGGTTTGACGATACCGTGATTCCCATACGTGCTCGGTTTCGACTTCATGGAAGTTCTCCTGTGCAAGTCAGGCAGCAAGCGACATTGCCAGAAGCGTTCGTAGTACACGGCAATTATCCAAATCCTTTTCAGAAATCAACATACTTGCAGTTTGATCTTCCCGCGTCTGCCCGCGTGACCGTAGAGGTCATAGACATGTTAGGACGGCGGGTGTTGACGGTTCCCCCGATAGAATTAGCTGCGGGGTGGGGAAAGCAGATCGAGGTGGATGGACAATCGCTTCCCTCTGGACACTACTTGTACCGTATAGTGATGTACTCGGAGACGGGCAACTCAACACAAACGGGTCAATTCGTACATTTCCGGTAGCTCAAGCTGTACACGTCTGCTAGGTATCCAGCGTGCCCTGAACTTCAGTCGTTCAGAGTGGAGGCAAGTTTGCAATTTCTGTAATGTGTTGACTGATTTCTCCCATTAATTTGGGGTTTCGCCCTACTTTATCAATTGGAGCATAGTAGAGCTATGGGCTTCTGACATTTCCGTTTGAGGGGCATTTTTTGGGGATAAAGGGCATTTACGACTCCCCAACATTCTAGGCGGTCTTGTGTCGGAGGATTCGAACAAACATGAAATTTGTTGGAGTGAATACACAGGTATGCGAGAAAGATCTTGTAAAACAAATAGCTGAGCACCACAACCAGAAGCAAACAAAACCTCTCCCAGAAGATCCTTAAACAGGGATTGTCAAATTCCAGGAACTATCAGATCACCGAAATCAGGTTAAGTGTTGCTGATAAATAATTAGCGGACGCTGCGCACTCCCGAACTGAACCATTTTTGAATTCTGCAGATTATCTAGTTGACGATCTGATCTGCCGCATGGATTCCATTGCGAATACAATCAGGAATGCCCACACCATCCAGGTAATTTCCCGCGAGATAAAGGCCGGAATGGGAGCTTGTAATCTCACGGACTTTCTTGATTCGCCCGACATGCCCAAGTGTATATTGGGGCAATGCAGCATGAAAACGGTGAATCCTGGTGAATAGGGGATCTGCTGTAATCCCCAGCGCCTGTTCCATCTCTTCACATGCCTGTGAGAGAATAACTGTGTCGGTCATCTTCGTGTCCCGTAAATAGAGTCTGAACAGTAAATGACCAGCGGGTGCACGTCCTGCGAGCTTGATCGCACTCCAGGTGCAAGCGGCCACAGAAGTAACTTGATCGGAGGCAACCAGATGACCATATCCTCTGAGCGGCCTGAGGACATCTGTCTGAGAATAGGCCAAGTGAACCATCGTACCTGCACGATATGGGATTTGGTGAAGGAGTTCGGCTAATTCTGGAATCGCTGACTGGGTGATCGCCGCCGCATTCTGGGCCGGTACGGCTAGAATGATGTCGGTAGCCGACAGGGGAGCATGCCCGGTGGTGCTGACCTTCCAGTGCGTACCTATTTTTGTGATGGCGGTAGCCTTGTGTCCAAAGTGGATGTTGTCTTCGTTGACCATGGTCAGGGCGGTGATCAAAGAGGATAGTCCATCTGGAAGACTTAGGAGTGGAGAGGTGGGCTCCTGAACGGGTATTCGGCCAACTCCGAGGAGGACGCTGCCATACTTTGATTCGAGGTTCATCATATGTGGCAGGAGTGCCTTCATACTGAGCTCGTCGGCACGTCCCCCGGCAAGTCCTCCAAGGAGGGGCTCGATCAGGCCAAAGAAGGCTTCTGGGCCAAACCGCCTGATGAAGAAGTCTTGAATCGATTCATCTGTCTCATCCGTTCGAGGCGGGAGCAGAAATTCCGCAAGTACGCGCAGCTTTCCCCGAAGGCTGATCAGTGGAGAGCTGAGGAGCGGCCAAAGCCGGCCCGGTACCAGCCCACTCATCCCCTCCGGGACCGGATACAATCTGCACCCTCGTCGCAGGTAGGCTCCTCGCTGATCTTTGTTTGTCTCTTGAAGAGCAAGTCCCAGAGCCTTGCACAGCCGTATCGCCTCAGGCTTTCGAGCCAGAAATACATCCGGCCCGTGCTCCATCAGGAAGCCGTTAAATTGTTCGGTATGGATGCATCCTCCCAGTCGGTCACTCTGCTCCAGGAGTATGATCTCTGGGGGATTGGGAGTTTGGCGCAGTGCCCAGGCAGCACTCAATCCCGTAATGCCACCCCCGATGATGACGACCCGGGTCATGTGGCCAGCCAGCCAGCACCCACAGCTTGTTTGCGGATCAACTTTGCCAGGGTCTCAACAAAAAGGGGATCACTATTGAGCGAGGGAGGGCGCTCCAGACGCATATCGTGTTCTTCCGCAACAGCCTGTGCCTCAATGTCAATATCGTAGAGCACCTCTACGTGATCAGACACAAAACCCACAGGAACGCTGACCACATTCCGAATCCCCTTGTTGGCTAACTCAACCAGATAATCTTCCAGTTGCGGTCCGAGCCATGGCTCGGGACTCCGCCCCTCGGACTGGTAACACCCAGACCACTGATCTGGCGTTAGTCCGGCTACTTTTGCAACCAGCGCAGCAGTTTCGTAGCATTGAGTGGGGTATGGATCATTTTCTTTCAAAATTCGTGTGGGCAGGCTGTGAGCGCTGAAGATCACGTGCACACTGGCTCGGTCCTCTTCAGGAAATCGCTCCAGACCAATGTGGACCCGTTTGGCGAATGCGTCAATCAGGCCCGGATCGTCATGATAGCTCTGGATATGGGAAAAATCAATCTGGCCACGATAGAAGTTGAGTCCCGCGTCTATTTTTTTCTGATACTTCGCAATGCTCATCCGACTGTACTGGGGCGCAAGGACCATACTAACGGACCGGGTAATTCCGTCCTGGATCATGTCACCGACCGTTTCTTCAATCCATGGAGCCCAGTGGCGCATCCCCAGGTAGGGTTTGAAGTACGTGGGCTCATTGGGTGGATTCAGAAGATCCGTTACAGCGCGGGTCGTTTCGAT includes:
- a CDS encoding T9SS type A sorting domain-containing protein — encoded protein: MSTQFIPKTSLGDDREVRIDRIWLAPYFNNQFLTTALPPSAPRDLAVYIYSDNEGEPGEVLFSKVIEDPRDFASVTSLELDFFELDLSNEEIGVLPDTIHIAYGNAGSDNNVLVLGAAPYTKENVSYRYTGSSWKALWSITIQDGRSFNETVIPIRARFRLDSTDGSLQFAEQVKDQSFLEGQAITPLILPEATGGESSISYSLVPGLPAGLSFDSSTRTIRGTPTEVTVTPVAYTYTATDAGGNTVSLQFTIEINSSSGGVVDIQYDEGEAFTTDDGTDLFASTPAESQMSTRFIPKVSSEDNREVRIDRIWLAPYFDNQFGNTNLPSSAPRDLTVYIYSDQGGRPGEVLFSKVIDDPRAFAGVTSLELDFFELDLSNEGIGVLPDTIHIAYGNAGSDDNLLSIGAARYATENVSHLYLNGRWREFWTITLSDGSTYNEAMIPIRARFRLGSMEGSLQFVQQIKDQSFLEGQAITPLILPEATGGESPISYSLMPGLPAGLSFDSSTRTIRGTPKEVIAAPVTYTYTATDAGGNTASLQFMIEIYSIPDGVEIVDIQYDEGEAFHTSNGGHLFLLLSSPPIMSTRFIPKASPDDDREVWVDRIWLAPYYDNQFWNTDLPSSAPRDLTVYIYSDDEGEPGEILFSKVVDDPRAFAKVTNFDLDFFELDLSKEGIGVLPDVIHIAYGDAGSDDNILSLGPAPYTKENVSHLSWNGSRWIELWDIDVTTVGVGFDDTVIPIRARFRLHGSSPVQVRQQATLPEAFVVHGNYPNPFQKSTYLQFDLPASARVTVEVIDMLGRRVLTVPPIELAAGWGKQIEVDGQSLPSGHYLYRIVMYSETGNSTQTGQFVHFR
- a CDS encoding ferrochelatase produces the protein MTMVNPENPIGILFMAYGGPDRLEDIPGYLADIRAGRTTSTALIEEITRNYRLIGGSSPLLDLTIETTRAVTDLLNPPNEPTYFKPYLGMRHWAPWIEETVGDMIQDGITRSVSMVLAPQYSRMSIAKYQKKIDAGLNFYRGQIDFSHIQSYHDDPGLIDAFAKRVHIGLERFPEEDRASVHVIFSAHSLPTRILKENDPYPTQCYETAALVAKVAGLTPDQWSGCYQSEGRSPEPWLGPQLEDYLVELANKGIRNVVSVPVGFVSDHVEVLYDIDIEAQAVAEEHDMRLERPPSLNSDPLFVETLAKLIRKQAVGAGWLAT
- the hemG gene encoding protoporphyrinogen oxidase, producing MTRVVIIGGGITGLSAAWALRQTPNPPEIILLEQSDRLGGCIHTEQFNGFLMEHGPDVFLARKPEAIRLCKALGLALQETNKDQRGAYLRRGCRLYPVPEGMSGLVPGRLWPLLSSPLISLRGKLRVLAEFLLPPRTDETDESIQDFFIRRFGPEAFFGLIEPLLGGLAGGRADELSMKALLPHMMNLESKYGSVLLGVGRIPVQEPTSPLLSLPDGLSSLITALTMVNEDNIHFGHKATAITKIGTHWKVSTTGHAPLSATDIILAVPAQNAAAITQSAIPELAELLHQIPYRAGTMVHLAYSQTDVLRPLRGYGHLVASDQVTSVAACTWSAIKLAGRAPAGHLLFRLYLRDTKMTDTVILSQACEEMEQALGITADPLFTRIHRFHAALPQYTLGHVGRIKKVREITSSHSGLYLAGNYLDGVGIPDCIRNGIHAADQIVN